From one Leptospira kanakyensis genomic stretch:
- a CDS encoding nitrilase-related carbon-nitrogen hydrolase, with amino-acid sequence MNYLNQKWFLLSIGGVFIGFTGMNWNIPIFVWIAMVPFLRYIRLGHSVWTLLFSLIVIQFFSTMRIVSDPFHLWIAIISGIQGGIIFTILLWIWNWLRIQFPSQISSILCFAFLFTIVEWIGGYSSGLGVWGMFANSQLNNLILLQSASLFGATGISFIIYLVSGSIEESLSDFISNSKLSKNSAYFLFACFLFIVGIYFYGAIRLTVPIEGKSIKVGTVTSKMEIQNIWNDPIQNQLNTELVLSRTKQAADEGAKVVIWNEGAVIVSRNEEESFLEKISHLAKNKQIEIIAAYVIPIKEKEFFLDNQFRWIGKDGSTRQIYFKQFIPPGEPVSIISSEIKVIDVDGIKMSAAICYDFDSLKLTQKHAELGTAISFIAASDWKGINPFHTEMAALRGIENGTAIVRSTRGALSGIYDAYGRTKGALDYYEENDGVLVASVPIVPVFTLYRQIGNWVVGLGILYFLFSGILILVFVLKSRN; translated from the coding sequence ATGAATTATTTAAATCAAAAATGGTTTTTGTTATCTATCGGAGGTGTTTTCATCGGATTCACCGGTATGAATTGGAATATTCCCATCTTTGTTTGGATAGCCATGGTTCCATTTTTAAGATACATCCGACTTGGTCATTCCGTATGGACACTTCTGTTTTCATTAATAGTCATCCAATTTTTTTCTACAATGCGTATTGTATCGGATCCATTTCATCTTTGGATTGCCATCATTTCCGGAATTCAAGGAGGAATTATTTTTACAATATTACTTTGGATATGGAACTGGCTCCGAATCCAGTTTCCTTCTCAAATATCTTCGATTCTTTGTTTTGCTTTTTTATTTACCATCGTTGAATGGATCGGTGGTTATAGTTCTGGCCTCGGAGTTTGGGGGATGTTTGCCAATAGCCAATTAAACAATTTGATTTTGTTACAATCGGCATCATTATTCGGAGCTACTGGTATTAGTTTTATCATTTATTTAGTAAGTGGAAGTATTGAAGAGTCCTTGTCCGATTTTATCTCTAATTCCAAGTTATCAAAAAATTCGGCCTATTTTCTTTTCGCCTGTTTTTTGTTCATCGTCGGAATCTATTTTTACGGTGCCATTCGACTCACTGTTCCGATTGAGGGAAAAAGTATTAAAGTGGGGACAGTAACTTCCAAAATGGAAATCCAAAACATTTGGAATGACCCCATACAAAACCAATTGAATACGGAACTTGTTTTATCAAGAACCAAACAAGCCGCAGATGAGGGTGCTAAGGTAGTTATTTGGAACGAAGGAGCGGTGATTGTGAGTCGCAATGAAGAAGAATCTTTTTTAGAAAAGATATCTCATTTAGCAAAAAACAAACAAATCGAAATCATCGCAGCCTATGTTATTCCAATAAAGGAAAAAGAATTTTTTTTGGACAATCAGTTTCGTTGGATCGGTAAGGATGGATCCACTCGTCAAATTTATTTCAAACAATTCATTCCTCCAGGGGAACCTGTTTCCATCATTTCTTCTGAAATTAAAGTGATCGATGTTGACGGCATTAAAATGTCAGCAGCAATCTGTTATGATTTTGATAGTCTCAAACTAACTCAGAAACATGCGGAATTAGGAACAGCCATTAGTTTCATTGCCGCCTCCGACTGGAAAGGAATCAATCCATTCCATACGGAAATGGCAGCCCTTCGCGGGATTGAAAACGGAACCGCGATAGTTCGTTCCACTCGTGGTGCTTTGTCAGGTATTTATGATGCATATGGTCGAACAAAAGGAGCTCTCGATTACTACGAAGAAAATGATGGAGTGCTCGTCGCTTCCGTGCCGATTGTCCCTGTTTTTACCTTATACAGGCAAATTGGAAATTGGGTTGTTGGCTTAGGGATTCTTTATTTTTTATTTTCTGGGATCTTGATTCTGGTTTTTGTACTAAAATCCAGGAACTAA